Below is a genomic region from Amphiura filiformis chromosome 19, Afil_fr2py, whole genome shotgun sequence.
CAAAATGAAGAACATTTCAACCCTGAAATAGTGTAAACTTGAAAACAGGCCCAGCAAACTTAAAATTTCACCATTCTTTtcggcaaaaatagtgtaaaagtgaaAATTGGTTTgggaaacacaaaatttcaccttaatttttgTGTTTGGCCCCTTCATAAAACTGACCTTGATATGCCACTGAACATGAAAATACTTGgagccccacaaaaaatattcaTCGGTATACAATGTTGTAAACCCTGTATTTCTGTTTTATTGCTCAAAAAATACTCCAAAATGTTGTGATATAAAGAGAAAAGATATTAAAACAACTTTTGCCCAGATGTGAAGTTGTTTTTATCATTAATCCATTCAGAGAGCCCTGAAAATAGTGTTAAATGAATTGCCCCATAATTGACAGGCAAAAAATGAAGACAAAAACTATGAGTCTTGGGGAAAAATTAGAGGTACCCCAAAATTCCCTCCCATATTGAAATTGTTGTTCTCTTTTTTCCCCAGGCAATCTGAAACTGCTGAAGAAGCCCAACGAAGTGAAGAGGTACTGAATTACTATTCGTGAAATTACTTGAGTGCATTTACTCCATATGTCACTTTAAttcaaatctataaaaaaaaattaaaaaacttaaCTTAAGGATATTACAAAAGATACATTTTTGCATTGAGGTCTTATTTTTCTAGGAACTAGCAAAATGCCTCCACTTTACGCGATGTCCCACAAGCTGAGTATGTGGGATCGATCACTAGATGGGAGGAATCACGGAGGTGAATTGCCATTTTCTCTGCTTACCCCTCTTGCGCACCAAACACAAACAATTTGCATTGTTTACTTTGCTCAGGCAACAAGGTCAGCTAAAGCTGTCCTTATGAAGTAAATCACACAGACGAcgtggacgcatcgttgttaaatggTATGCTAAATTGGTCATTTTGTTTGTAATTATTTGATTATAATTGCAATACAATTTGAAATCCACCACAACCCTGTGGCAGATtgaagaaaagtcttccacagagggagtatgtatttcaaatggaattgacaagagttaattattttgaaacccatactcctcctgCAGCCTtaccacaactggagtgagtaggggaaggtggggcataacggacccccggggcaaaacggaaccacctggaaaaataggccttcgcaatactgccgtctatgcaaattatattgaggaacacaagtatggctacgaggatttacaacaaaaattttatctgaaacaatccgctgacattcgagcaagatcgagtcaaaaaattactacccgtctggtgtaagatatatagatgtttaatgcgctgaaatttaacttcattaatatcggattcccaaataattgtgtatattgtaaacacgaaggtactagccatgagctgtattaagtgcatggcctatatgctacgatgtattatgcatgcaacctatttctaaaaaatcgggtatggggcaaaacggaaccctaggtgtggggcataacggggcagggttccgttttgccccgggcgtttgtcccacagatgggttccgttttgccccaattggacataacttgtcttcactcaaggaaatgtaggcgttatctaggggcctactcgaacatggtaaacacttagttgaaacatagacatataactagacctacagatagaattaatgattaaaagttaaccacttactccacagagatggtaggcctactgaatatttttttctgatcaaatattggtcatacatattataggcctactaggcctataagaagtaaaccactcactccacagagatggtaggcccacttaatattgtaactgaatataggcctacatgtaactaggcctagggcctacagatggaacaactgatataagtttacacccagggtgccgttttgccccataggggggttccgttttgccccgatagtggggcaaaacggttttttttatttgaaaatatttcttataaaaaaaaaaaaaattgtaagattcaagttatattggttaatggtatattaaaggtaaatacaaacttcaactgaacatataatttttacagtcatattacttatggtgacgtcacagagcatcctcaaagttaagtattccgttatgccccaccttcccctactggTATTTCaaagcatttcaaatggaagttacccaattatctattctatttgaaaatcatccaccctctgtggaagaataATAAATGTTAcgcagggggagtgtgaatttcaaacggatcAGCTCAATAATATCAAGGCCTCAATAATATCACGGGAGACAAGCACTTTTGTATTGAAgaaattattttgtattgaagaaattattttgtattgaagaaattatttatttttgtattgaaGAAATTATTTACCTGATAAAGAGTcgaatgaataaattaaaatgattgaatctatactatgatcagctcgtaatagacaagtattattcggtttttgttactgcgcgcgtcaataatGTCCCAACTTACGCCTGTATGCGTGCATCAGTCAAGCAATACGCAAACCGCGGACCCGTAGATGGTGCGCCAAGATGTTTGTATacaattctatatcaatccatgatgttgtGAGTCCaccgattaagagctgatcagagtatagtgcaATAGATTATAACAGATTCTTGATGTCCTTTACTTCCTCCTAGGCCTATGACgacaaagatgataatgatgtgcAGCCTGCTGAACCAGAACCAATCCCAAACAAGATGACCAAAGTCAGGTAAGTTAATATGTATTGTTTTACTCATGGTTATTgaggaagggaaggagggggaatAGGGGAAGGGATGTAATGAATTGCAGTGTGTTTGTAAGTGTGACAGTCCACCAAAAATGGTCCATAACGTCAATATTTTCACTAtttgagatattggacaggcAAATTCTTCTTAAAATAAGCTTTACAGTGGTGTATGTTGCTACTTGTTACTTGCTGGTAGTAAAAGAGTTAAGGTTAGTAGCTATTTTCAAttgttacgatttggtagttcacagcatcctgTGGAATGGaagtgagctttggtaaaaattgcattgatcattttcttatgtttttattgtatttttctcctcatttttgcctatatctcagtttcacaAAAATTGAATGAATTTCAGCATTATATAATCCTTGGTTTGAAGGCTCAGAAACCATTTCTTAACATGTCTACAAGTACCAGAAGCTTCAAGGGGCTGAAGCCCCTAGACCCGCCAACAGTCCTAAGGCTGGACTCCACCCATTAATGGCGAGCGCTCTGGTCACTTTAATTTATTGTGTCCATCATTTTAACTTTCAGGGGTTGGCAGGTCTGCGATAGAAGTCAAGCTCTGAAAAGATCAATGCCTCAACCAGTTACACCGGCTAAACGTCCACGGAACGAACCAGCGCCATCAACTCCTAATCACCCCTCTATGCTTATTTCATCTCTTGCAACACCATTGGTAAATCCCCAGTCTCCATCGCAGTCAGCTAGCAGAGCTCCAAAGATGGCAACTCCCAAACTCGCTTTATCAGCTGCAACACCAGTGAGGAAACCACAGTCTCCATTGCAAACACAGTCACCTGACAGAACCCCAGAGCCGGCAACTCCCAAAAAAGGTTTGATCAGGTAATAAACATGCCCAATTgacattttcggtaaatcccataagcctttgcgagtacacctaagatgtcgtcatttgatgtcactccgacttgtaatgcgcagtaacgatgttcgctaaacgatgtacGTATCGGCGCAGATCGACgttacgtcaaatgacgacatctcgggtgtattcgcaaaggcttatgggatttaccgaaaaggtcactTTGTTGCATATTGGGCtagtccatttaaaatccacagtaaccctgtggaagattctgaaaatatctttcacagggggagtataaatttcaaatggaatgaacacaatagGCAGTTtcttttgaatttcatacaccctctgagaaatattcaaccTGAATCCACAAGAGGGGTCATAGCTGCATTATGGGTGCTTTTATGTGTTGGTGGTATTAAATGTCACATATTGAAGtccaaggtcatttgaggtcaacttttgaggtAAATAGGCTGAAAAAGACAAATCTGGACTCACATGAACAGTTCatataaaatttaaaatcaaACTTGGGCCAATAGTGGtgatcaaggtcaaaggtcatttgaggtcaacttgtaaaataggctgaaaattaaaaaaaattgtctcatACCTATCTGGGACCACCATCCCTATTTTTTTAATTGTACATGTAGGCGTCAATCTAAAACGAAaaatagaacatgaaaaatcAGGTCATGCTTCTTTAAAAATGGggagatttcttttattttttggacCACCCTATAAAAGTGCAAGGATGTATTTTGTTCATTTGTATACTGAAGCCTTTCCCTTGCTTCTTATTTTACAGATTCAAGTTGAAGGCTGACTTCACCAAGAAGAATAAGTTGGATAAAGAGACACAGGTGGTGGAAGACGATTTAACCTTCCATGATGATGACGTACAATCAACATCTCAGGCATCATCATCTTTGCGTACAAAAGAGGAACTTGCCAAGAAAGCCAAGAAGTCAGAGGAGGATTTAGCGCAGTTTAAAGAGAAATACCAGGAGTTGGTGAAGAAACAAGAAGTAATGGAAAAAGAGATGAAAGAAGTGAAACAGGAGTTAAAGGTGAGAACAGCCATTTGGGCAAAATTTGTAAAGCACACTGGACTCTGGAGTGCATTCTTCcttattcaacctaattagtgcTCAAGCTGCTTGTTTGAATCATATGAAGGGGatgcttaaccccctgagcactacctgccgatctaacattgcctctgattggtcaatcacatgatatcttcactttaatcaccaatcagaatggagctttgcaaataattcaccccaatttttttgcgtggtgaaattattcttacaattttgctgattgggccaattgataatgaaaacttcattttggccaatcggcaggtagttctcatggggataatatattttaaaaagacAAAGTGGATATTTTCCATGCATGTTAAATTTAGAATACCTATCAAACAACCATTATGTGCATACTAATATCAAGATGATTTAGGCCTATGGTGATTCTACTGACATTTAGTGCACTAAGAGGTTGCTTAAACAGGTGCAATTAGGGTAGTTCaggaaggaaggttttatttcaaatcactctaatggtgacctgcaggtcaaattgctagaatttacattaaacacacctgaacagacacaatgcaattttgcaggcagcagcttaatcagcgctaatattgcaacattgaaacaaaccactatacaaacatccaaccccacccatcccccagtaggcaatgaggataaagtgccttgcccaaggacaacACGTTGACACAAGCGGGGTTCAAACtgcgcaacctatggattatgagtcgggcgccttattcACTCAGCCATACATGCTCCACCAGTTAAGGCCTAATTAGGTGGAATATGGCACTTAAAATTGACCTTGCACTCAGTGAACCTTTGTCTTAATGGTCCATGCAATGCAATATTAGTATGTTCTCACCCTGAAAAAATAACATATGTACAGGCAAACTTCTTGTTGGAGATATGTGAATGTTCAATAGGAAGCTATAGGACAAACACATTCTTTACAGAATGctacacaccgtcatcatccctatatcttcgtgttaaaaattgccgtggtagtacgatgaatcctcacgtttttcaacaactacgcatggtgattttgttcgagataggccgtgcgactcaggctatgcatacaatttgagattttgagagccggccacactgtttctattctatgttttacgattttcgcatgatcagtatatggctggcgtAACCGCcttaacgtggagctgctacgcgtagcttactttttaaaccatggagctaaattgaccaatcatgttagatcttttcattacgcggagccagttgatgcatcatcgttccagagagaaaactcttgccaaaattaatgtttactatgtggattttaaatgaatcgaatgtaaataaaccacaaacagttgtacaggatcaataccat
It encodes:
- the LOC140141613 gene encoding uncharacterized protein, whose product is MERKRASPDWVQCDRCQKWRKLPTNTNMAVVNSIKQWFCEMNPDPYHSHCSIEQELEDTDDARPSNSKTPSKRKHIEQEPEDTDDARSLNSKTPSKRKQQSETAEEAQRSEEAYDDKDDNDVQPAEPEPIPNKMTKVRGWQVCDRSQALKRSMPQPVTPAKRPRNEPAPSTPNHPSMLISSLATPLVNPQSPSQSASRAPKMATPKLALSAATPVRKPQSPLQTQSPDRTPEPATPKKGLIRFKLKADFTKKNKLDKETQVVEDDLTFHDDDVQSTSQASSSLRTKEELAKKAKKSEEDLAQFKEKYQELVKKQEVMEKEMKEVKQELKVKVKEIKQHKEKQQVITSKLAAAQQEASDVQSKLEGSEKKASDLNQTIQSLRQQLNQAQKQANSQDVLEGLRVNVLSLLRTLIDQNDIDLDDFVKDPRSAEVDDILRKTIDDNSQAEVDSM